In Papaver somniferum cultivar HN1 chromosome 1, ASM357369v1, whole genome shotgun sequence, a genomic segment contains:
- the LOC113361981 gene encoding uncharacterized protein T05G5.1-like yields MTRIGSTVKQGTTTRRINRIAERIRITNLDQQKERVRENQRNENPIGPQREQERNNDIDYDKVSVHTSQTSSTEEEIQRSGDTGRIEGNDENMTLAELRQRLIAERQREGEERANLIRQNDELREYNLRLQEQRSRSATRSRSRSSRSSSRQSRSNQEDTRRRQCMEEIEENMQVDDNPQDQQRRRDVAQDLGTNQYEHPRELLHRTHNNFER; encoded by the coding sequence ATGACAAGAATTGGATCTACTGTTAAACAGGGAACAACAACCAGAAGGATCAATAGAATTGCTGAGAGAATAAGAATTACAAATCTCgatcaacaaaaagaaagagtaagagaaaatcaaagaaacgaAAATCCAATTGGACCTCAGCGTGAACAAGAGCGGaataatgatattgattatgataaAGTGAGCGTTCATACTTCGCAAACAAgttcaactgaagaggaaatacaAAGATCTGGGGATACAGGAAGAATTGAGgggaatgatgagaatatgacacTTGCAGAGcttagacaaagattgattgcaGAACGACAAAGAGAAGGtgaagagcgtgcgaatttgatacgtcagaatgatgaattaagagaatATAATCTTAGATTGCAAGAGCAGAGATCGAGAAGTGCCACACGATCCAGGTCGAGATCAAGCAGGAGTTCATCAAGGCAAAGTCGATCCAATCAAGAAGATACTAGGCGAAGACAATGCatggaagaaattgaagaaaacaTGCAAGTAGATGATAATCCACAGGACCAACAAAGAAGAAGGGATGTAGCTCAAGATTTGGGAACTAATCAATATGAGCATCCGCGTGAACTTCTACATCGCACACATAATAATTTCGAAAGATAA